A stretch of the Thiomicrorhabdus xiamenensis genome encodes the following:
- a CDS encoding TIGR04211 family SH3 domain-containing protein, with the protein MKKSLNSNSVFSRAKPLALATLLGASFLLGTHSTPVQAAVSGYTNYVTDSIDVPVRRGAGYKYKISQMLKSGTPVKILEVNNDGWANIQYSKGSKTHTGWMPSSMLQNQPIAKIRLQEQIEKTNKVEEKFNTLTLELNTLKERFEAASDELSTIKQEKFEQSQELEHLKSISSNAVAMDEENKAMKVRLNEIESQNAIMREQIDQSEDAIKRQWFLTGGGVLLLGLLLGRFFRMPTKRKRWGEI; encoded by the coding sequence ATGAAAAAATCTCTAAACTCTAATTCCGTCTTTTCCCGCGCCAAGCCGCTTGCCTTGGCAACACTATTGGGTGCATCGTTTTTGCTGGGCACACACAGTACTCCTGTTCAGGCGGCGGTAAGTGGCTACACCAATTATGTCACCGATTCGATTGATGTTCCGGTTCGTCGCGGTGCGGGTTACAAATACAAGATCTCGCAAATGCTGAAGTCCGGTACGCCGGTTAAGATCCTTGAAGTCAATAACGATGGCTGGGCCAATATCCAGTACAGCAAAGGGTCGAAAACCCATACCGGCTGGATGCCTTCGAGTATGCTTCAAAACCAGCCGATTGCCAAAATCCGACTGCAGGAGCAGATTGAAAAGACCAATAAAGTCGAAGAGAAATTCAATACATTAACTTTGGAACTGAACACGCTAAAAGAGCGTTTTGAAGCGGCCAGTGATGAACTGAGCACAATCAAACAGGAAAAGTTCGAACAAAGCCAGGAACTGGAACACCTTAAATCTATTTCCAGCAACGCCGTTGCGATGGATGAAGAAAATAAGGCGATGAAAGTTCGACTGAATGAGATCGAAAGCCAGAATGCCATTATGCGTGAACAGATCGATCAGTCAGAAGATGCGATTAAACGCCAATGGTTCCTGACCGGTGGCGGAGTTCTCCTACTCGGCTTGCTGCTTGGCCGCTTCTTCCGAATGCCGACTAAACGCAAACGCTGGGGCGAAATCTAA
- a CDS encoding DUF4382 domain-containing protein — MTNLSHIKTAKKLLLASLLPAMMLTGCGGGDSSSGSGTVSFSLTDAPIDSAKEVWITITGLSVQQGDDEWEDFVFDVPKKIDLLTLQGVQKESLLSEEPLPSGEYTQIRLDVVLDDPKEDPADYDTYIVTNDGVPHVLAGPSFEQTGLKIVAEDSLSVPENGHVAFTIDFDVRKSIVAQGNGEYKLKPVLRIEQDNSIGHIEGTVGATLMSECIAPENTGDTTYVASPVVYAFNGTYDLLELEGIEEVSSSLISYNSDSSAYEFEVGYLPAGSYSVAFNCVISETTTNAETGEVTTTDTNDYRAVEPVEVFEGEITTGVSLEVPADPAPEEPAA; from the coding sequence ATGACAAATTTATCTCATATTAAAACGGCGAAAAAACTACTGCTTGCCAGTCTTCTGCCAGCAATGATGCTGACGGGTTGCGGAGGAGGAGATTCAAGCTCTGGTTCAGGAACTGTATCGTTTAGCCTTACAGATGCTCCAATTGATAGTGCTAAAGAGGTTTGGATTACCATTACTGGTCTTTCTGTTCAGCAAGGAGATGATGAATGGGAAGATTTTGTATTTGATGTTCCCAAAAAGATTGATCTACTTACATTGCAAGGAGTTCAGAAAGAAAGTCTGCTTAGCGAGGAGCCCCTGCCATCTGGTGAATATACGCAGATTCGCTTGGATGTAGTACTGGATGATCCAAAGGAAGATCCAGCTGATTATGATACGTATATCGTCACAAATGATGGTGTACCTCATGTGCTTGCAGGACCTAGTTTTGAGCAAACAGGTTTGAAGATTGTTGCTGAAGATAGCCTGAGTGTTCCAGAAAATGGTCATGTGGCTTTTACAATTGACTTTGATGTGCGTAAATCAATCGTTGCTCAGGGAAATGGCGAATATAAGCTTAAACCGGTTTTGCGTATCGAACAGGATAATTCAATTGGCCATATAGAAGGAACTGTTGGAGCAACTTTAATGAGTGAGTGTATTGCTCCAGAGAATACTGGAGACACCACTTATGTGGCATCGCCGGTGGTTTATGCTTTTAATGGCACTTATGATTTACTAGAGCTTGAAGGTATTGAAGAAGTTAGCTCTTCTTTAATTAGTTATAACTCGGATAGCAGTGCTTATGAATTTGAAGTAGGCTATCTTCCGGCAGGAAGTTATAGTGTTGCTTTTAATTGTGTGATCTCTGAAACAACAACAAATGCCGAGACAGGTGAGGTGACGACCACTGATACTAATGATTATCGAGCTGTGGAGCCTGTAGAAGTTTTTGAGGGAGAAATAACGACAGGTGTTTCTTTGGAGGTACCTGCTGACCCAGCTCCTGAAGAGCCAGCAGCATAA